The DNA region GGTGTACTGCACCATCACGCCGACCGCCGGGGGCAGGTCCTGGGCCTTACGGTGCAGGTAGACCGCGACCGTGCCGTCGAGCTTGGCGAAGCGGTTCAGCACCAGCTTCTCGCCGATCTTGGCCGACTGCTCCTGGACCAGGTCGGCGACCGGACGGCCGTCGATCTCGCTGGCCAGCAGTTCCTCGGCGTTGCTCACGCCGGAACGCTCACCGTGCTCGACCAACTGCTGGGCCAGAGCGATGAAGGCGTCGTTCTTGGCGACGAAGTCGGTCTCGCAGTTGAACTCGAGCAGGGCCTGGCCGGCGTGGGCGATCAGCCCGTTGGCGGCGGTACGACCGGCCCGCTTGCCGACATCCTTGGCGCCCTTGACGCGCAAGATCTCGACGGCCTTGTCGAAGTCGCCCTCGGCCTCGGTCAGGGCCTTCTTGCTGTCCATCATGCCGGCGCCGGTCAGGTCGCGGAGCTTCTTGACGTCCGCGGCGGTGATCTGGGACATGGCTCTCTCTTCGGTGTTGAGATTGCGATGGGATGGTCTGAGGTGCCGGTTACCCGGATTCGGGAAGTTCGTGCCGACCTGGTCGCCGCCGGTCACCATCAGCGAATCGACGGTGACCGGACGGCGGCGGGATCACTGACCGGAAACGGCAGCCGGCTGCTCGGGGGCCGGCTCGGTGGCGGCGGCGGGCTCCTCGTCAGCCTTCTTGGGCTCCTCGAGCAGCTCGCGCTCCCACTCGGCCAGCGGCTCGTCGGTGGCGACACCGGCCTCCGGCTTCTCGTCGCCACCACGGCGACGGCCGGAACGGGCGATCAGGCCGTCGGCGACGGCGGCGGCCACGACCCGGGTCAGCAGCTCGGCCGAGCGGATCGCGTCGTCGTTGCCCGGGATCGGGAAGTCGACCTCGTCCGGGTCGCAGTTGGTGTCGAGCACGGCGATCACCGGGATGCCCAGCTTGCGGGCCTCGTCGACGGCGATGTGCTCCTTCTTGGTGTCGACGATCCAGACCGCGGCCGGGAGCTTCTGCATGTCCCGCAGACCACCGAGGGTCTTGGTGAGCTTGATCTTCTCGCGGGAGAGCTGAAGGGTCTCCTTCTTGGTGTAGCCGGCAGCGGTGCCGCTGAGGTCACCGAGGGCCTCCAGCTCCTTCATCCGCTGCAGCCGCTTGTACACCGTCTGGAAGTTGGTCAGCATGCCGCCGAGCCAGCGGTGGTTGACGTACGGCTGGCCGACCCGGGTCGCCTGCTCGGCGATGGCCTCCTGGGCCTGCTTCTTGGTGCCGACGAACAGGATGCTGCCGCCCTCGGCCACCGTGTTGCGCACGAACTCGTACGCCTTCTCGATGTAGTCGAGGGTCTGGCGCAGGTCGATGATGTAGATGCCATTGCGCTCGGTGAAGATGAAGCGCTTCATCTTCGGGTTCCAGCGCCGGGTCTGGTGCCCGAAGTGAACACCACTTTCCAGCAGCTGACGCATGGTCACGACGGCCATGGTTCGTACTCCTTGGGGTCCCTGGTTCGTCCGCTCGGCCGGCGGCCGAGTGGCCTGGTGCCCGGTCGTCGGCCAGGATGGGCCCGACAGGTCGGGACCAGGGAGGCCGCCGCCGCACGACGACTTCGTGAGGAGGGCACGCGAGGTCGACCGCGCGAGGCGGTCGCCAGTCGACCAGTGTACGCCCCTGCCCCACCGCCCAGCCCCCGGGTGCAAGGAAGGGCCCCCTGTTAACGCCTGCGGTAGAGCAAGGGCCCCTTGTTAACACCTCCGAGCGCCCAGATGGTCAGCCGGTGGAGCGGCAGGTGGGTCAGCCGGCGGCCAGCGCCGCGGCGAGGAAGAGCGCCAGGCCGACGGTCAGGTAGGCGGTGGGCGGGCGTAGCCAGCCGCGTGCCCCGTCGGTGAGCGCGAACCCGGTGGTCCGCAGCCCGTACAGACCGGCCGCGAAGATCGGCAGACCGACCACCAGGAAGGTACCCACCAGCACATCGGCGG from Micromonospora sp. NBC_01739 includes:
- the tsf gene encoding translation elongation factor Ts, which gives rise to MSQITAADVKKLRDLTGAGMMDSKKALTEAEGDFDKAVEILRVKGAKDVGKRAGRTAANGLIAHAGQALLEFNCETDFVAKNDAFIALAQQLVEHGERSGVSNAEELLASEIDGRPVADLVQEQSAKIGEKLVLNRFAKLDGTVAVYLHRKAQDLPPAVGVMVQYTGKTDEAADADARAAAMQIAAMRPQYLTRDEVPAEVVESERRIAEQTAREENKPEAALPKIVEGRVNSFFKDFVLLEQSSVTDNKKTVKQVLAEAGIEVTRFVRFEVGQA
- the rpsB gene encoding 30S ribosomal protein S2 — encoded protein: MAVVTMRQLLESGVHFGHQTRRWNPKMKRFIFTERNGIYIIDLRQTLDYIEKAYEFVRNTVAEGGSILFVGTKKQAQEAIAEQATRVGQPYVNHRWLGGMLTNFQTVYKRLQRMKELEALGDLSGTAAGYTKKETLQLSREKIKLTKTLGGLRDMQKLPAAVWIVDTKKEHIAVDEARKLGIPVIAVLDTNCDPDEVDFPIPGNDDAIRSAELLTRVVAAAVADGLIARSGRRRGGDEKPEAGVATDEPLAEWERELLEEPKKADEEPAAATEPAPEQPAAVSGQ